A section of the Cinclus cinclus chromosome 27, bCinCin1.1, whole genome shotgun sequence genome encodes:
- the NUCKS1 gene encoding nuclear ubiquitous casein and cyclin-dependent kinase substrate 1, whose protein sequence is MSRPVRNRKVVDYSQFQESDDADDDYGRDSGPPSKKIRSSPREAKNKRRSGKNSQEDSEDSEDKDVKTKKDDSHSADEDFGSEDDDVGADDGKADSDYESSQKSKKGKKAKPDKNKRAASKSRKRPAEDSEDEKEDHKSVRQQRQAASKAASKQREMLMDDVGSEEEEQEDDEAQFQETDSGSDEDFLMEDDDDSDYGSSKKKNKKVSKKSKPERKEKKMPKPRLKATVTPSPVKGKGKAGRPTASKATKEKTPSPKEEDEEPESPPEKKKSASPPPEKSGDEGSEDEAPSGED, encoded by the exons GAACAGGAAAGTGGTCGATTACTCCCAGTTTCAGGAATCAGATGATGCTG ATGATGATTATGGGAGAGATTCAGGTCCCCCATCCAAGAAAATCCGTTCGTCTCCCCGAGAGGCCAAAAACAAGAGGAGATCTGGGAAGAATTCTCAGGAGGACAG TGAGGATTCAGAAGACAAAGATGTGAAGACTAAGAAAGATGATTCACACTCAGCAG ATGAAGATTTTGGTAGTGAAGACGACGACGTAGGAGCTGACGATGGCAAAGCCGACAGCGACTACGAGAGCtctcaaaaaagcaaaaaaggaaagaaagctaaACCAGACAAGAATAAGAGAGCAGCCTCCAAATCCAGGAAAAGACCTGCag AGGACAGCGAGGATGAGAAGGAAGATCACAAAAGTGTTCGTCAGCAGCGGCAGGCGGCGTCCAAAGCAGCCTCCAAACAACGGGAGATGCTCATGGATGATGTGGGCagtgaggaggaagagcaaGAGGATGATGAGGCACAGTTCCAGGAGA CAGATTCAGGAAGTGATGAAGACTTCCTCATGGAAGATGATGATGACAGTGACTATGGCagttcaaaaaagaaaaataagaaggtCTCCAAGAAATCCAAgccagagaggaaagaaaagaaaatgcccaAACCCAGACTAAAGGCTACAG tgaCCCCCAGCCCAGTGAAAGGCAAAGGGAAGGCAGGTCGCCCCACAGCTTCCAAGGCAACAAAAGAAAAGACCCCATCCCCCAAAGAAGAGGATGAAGAGCCTGAAAGTcccccagaaaagaaaaaatcagccAGCCCTCCACCAGAAAAATCAGGGGATGAGGGATCTGAAGATGAAGCACCCTCTGGTGAAGATTAA